Proteins from a genomic interval of Desulfofustis limnaeus:
- the dsrA gene encoding dissimilatory-type sulfite reductase subunit alpha has protein sequence MAKHETPLLDQLETGPWPSFVTDLKKQAETKPEVYDILGQLELSYKDRITHWKHGGIVGVFGYGGGIVGRYSDLPEKFPGVEHFHTIRVAQPASKYYSTANLRKLMDLWEKHGSAVTNFHGSTGDIILLGTRTENLEPFFWDLTHEMGQDLGGSGSNLRTPACCLGQSRCEWACYDTQEACYQLTLKYQDEIHRPAFPYKFKFKFSGCPNDCVAAIARSDISVIGTWRDEIRIDQAAVKEYIAGNYPANGGAHSGRDWGKFDIQKEVIDLCPTQCMWMEGGELKIDDKECTRCMHCINVMPRALRPGADQGASILVGAKAPILEGAQMSTLIIPFMKVSADNEYEELVEFIEKVWDWWMEVGKNRERVGETMQRVGLPTFIKVMEIEPIPQMIKEPRSNPYVFWSDEEVPGGFERDIDEFRRRHAA, from the coding sequence ATGGCAAAACATGAGACACCCTTGTTAGACCAACTGGAGACTGGCCCGTGGCCAAGCTTCGTCACCGACCTGAAGAAACAGGCCGAGACCAAGCCGGAGGTGTATGACATCCTCGGTCAGCTTGAGCTGTCTTACAAGGATCGGATCACCCATTGGAAACACGGCGGTATCGTCGGCGTTTTCGGTTACGGCGGCGGTATCGTTGGCCGTTACTCGGACCTGCCGGAGAAATTCCCGGGCGTCGAGCACTTTCACACGATTCGTGTCGCCCAGCCGGCTTCCAAGTACTACTCCACCGCCAACCTGCGCAAGCTCATGGATCTCTGGGAAAAGCACGGATCGGCAGTCACCAACTTCCACGGTTCGACCGGTGACATCATCCTGCTCGGTACCCGTACCGAAAATCTCGAGCCGTTCTTCTGGGATCTGACCCACGAAATGGGCCAGGACCTGGGCGGTTCCGGTTCCAACCTGCGTACCCCGGCTTGTTGCCTTGGTCAGTCTCGCTGTGAATGGGCCTGCTACGATACTCAGGAAGCGTGCTATCAGCTGACCTTGAAGTATCAGGACGAGATTCATCGTCCGGCCTTCCCGTACAAGTTTAAATTCAAGTTCTCCGGCTGCCCGAATGACTGTGTCGCCGCCATCGCCCGTTCCGACATATCCGTGATCGGTACCTGGCGTGACGAGATCCGCATCGACCAGGCGGCAGTGAAAGAGTACATCGCCGGCAATTACCCGGCAAACGGTGGTGCGCACAGCGGCCGCGACTGGGGCAAGTTCGATATTCAGAAAGAAGTGATCGACCTCTGCCCGACCCAGTGCATGTGGATGGAAGGCGGCGAACTGAAGATCGACGACAAGGAATGTACCCGTTGTATGCACTGCATCAACGTCATGCCGCGGGCTCTGCGCCCGGGCGCCGATCAAGGGGCATCGATCCTGGTGGGAGCCAAGGCTCCGATCCTGGAGGGCGCTCAGATGTCGACCTTGATAATTCCGTTCATGAAGGTATCCGCAGACAACGAATACGAGGAACTGGTAGAGTTCATCGAGAAGGTCTGGGATTGGTGGATGGAAGTTGGTAAGAACCGTGAGCGTGTCGGTGAGACCATGCAGCGCGTTGGTTTACCGACCTTCATCAAGGTTATGGAAATTGAGCCGATTCCGCAAATGATTAAAGAGCCGCGTTCGAACCCCTATGTCTTCTGGTCCGATGAAGAGGTTCCCGGTGGATTTGAGCGTGACATCGACGAATTCCGCCGTCGTCATGCGGCGTAA
- the dsrB gene encoding dissimilatory-type sulfite reductase subunit beta yields the protein MGYNPDKPMEGRLTDLGPPHYEQFMPPVIKENKGKWLWHEIVQPGVLMHKSETGDEVYTVRVGSARLVTCQFIREVCDIADKHCDGYLRFTTRNNLEFMVDSKDKVQPLLDELASRGNRFPVGGTGAGVTNIVHTQGWIHCHTPATDASGPVKAVMDELFDYFTSMTLPAQVRIALACCLNMCGAVHASDIAILGIHRKPPMIDHNRITGVCELPLAIASCPLGAVKPAKAEIDGKEIKTVKVTVERCMFCGNCYTMCPAMPLADPEGDGIAILVGGKISNRISHPKFSKLVIPFLPNNTPRWPEVVEAIKKILEAYAKDAKKYERVGEWAERIGWESFFEKCDIPFTEKSIDDYRLAYDTWRTSTQFKFTSHIK from the coding sequence ATGGGTTATAATCCGGATAAACCGATGGAAGGTCGTCTTACCGATCTCGGTCCTCCACATTACGAACAATTCATGCCGCCGGTCATCAAAGAGAACAAAGGCAAGTGGCTGTGGCATGAGATTGTTCAGCCGGGCGTTTTAATGCACAAATCAGAGACCGGCGACGAAGTGTACACGGTCCGCGTCGGCTCCGCCCGTCTGGTGACCTGCCAGTTCATCCGCGAAGTATGCGACATCGCCGACAAGCATTGTGACGGCTATCTGCGCTTCACCACACGGAACAACCTCGAGTTCATGGTCGATTCCAAGGACAAGGTACAGCCCTTGCTCGATGAGTTGGCGAGCCGCGGCAATCGCTTCCCGGTTGGCGGCACCGGCGCTGGTGTGACCAACATCGTTCATACTCAGGGCTGGATCCACTGCCACACCCCGGCAACCGACGCTTCCGGTCCGGTCAAGGCGGTCATGGATGAGCTGTTCGATTACTTCACCTCAATGACGCTGCCGGCCCAGGTACGTATCGCTCTGGCTTGCTGCCTCAACATGTGCGGTGCTGTTCATGCCTCCGACATCGCCATTCTCGGCATCCACCGTAAGCCGCCGATGATCGATCACAACCGGATCACCGGTGTCTGCGAGCTGCCGCTGGCCATCGCTTCTTGTCCGCTCGGTGCGGTCAAGCCGGCCAAGGCCGAGATCGACGGTAAAGAGATCAAGACCGTGAAGGTAACCGTTGAACGTTGTATGTTCTGCGGTAACTGTTACACCATGTGTCCGGCCATGCCGCTTGCCGATCCCGAAGGCGACGGTATCGCCATCCTGGTGGGTGGCAAGATCTCCAACCGGATTTCGCATCCGAAATTCTCCAAACTGGTTATTCCGTTCCTGCCCAACAATACTCCGCGTTGGCCAGAAGTGGTTGAAGCCATTAAGAAAATCCTCGAGGCCTACGCCAAGGATGCCAAGAAGTATGAGCGCGTCGGCGAGTGGGCAGAGCGGATTGGTTGGGAGAGCTTCTTCGAGAAATGCGATATCCCGTTCACCGAGAAGAGTATCGATGATTATCGTCTGGCCTATGATACCTGGCGGACCAGCACACAATTCAAGTTCACCAGCCATATTAAGTAA
- a CDS encoding dissimilatory sulfite reductase D family protein — translation MALSVEELKAAIVEKAEKSPKPALYVKDFYACDPDAKPRVIKNLANELVREGKLMFWSSGSTTMYATPSRVKNEEKSGGI, via the coding sequence ATGGCTCTGAGTGTTGAAGAATTGAAAGCTGCGATCGTCGAAAAGGCGGAGAAATCGCCCAAGCCCGCCTTGTATGTCAAAGATTTCTATGCCTGTGACCCGGACGCGAAGCCGCGGGTCATCAAAAACCTGGCCAACGAGTTGGTACGAGAGGGCAAATTGATGTTCTGGTCCTCCGGTTCGACCACCATGTACGCAACGCCCAGTCGTGTCAAGAACGAAGAGAAGTCCGGCGGCATCTGA
- a CDS encoding biotin--[acetyl-CoA-carboxylase] ligase has protein sequence MFQDEYLRIIDSTNDRARELAEKGGPHGSGVVAEQQTAGRGRLKRPWFSPAGKNLYCSYIIRPVVPFSEYPRLTLVAGLAVAHFMNDLLPGRVGLKWPNDILLGEKKCGGILCESVLSQDRHTGGYAIVGIGLNLLLERNELPEELRDRATSLLIEGGPRLMPLDAFNVLRRHLLACIDDWQKIGFQWILERWSSFDIMVGRQATWVTQKREVVTGVSLGPDSSGQLCIEDAQGTRHLVVSGDVTLAREL, from the coding sequence ATGTTTCAGGATGAATACCTGAGGATAATCGATTCGACCAACGATCGAGCCCGGGAACTAGCCGAAAAAGGGGGTCCACATGGTTCGGGGGTGGTGGCCGAACAGCAGACGGCCGGCAGAGGCCGACTGAAGAGACCGTGGTTTTCTCCAGCCGGCAAAAACCTTTATTGTTCCTACATTATCCGTCCGGTTGTCCCTTTCTCGGAGTATCCGCGCTTGACTCTGGTTGCCGGCTTGGCTGTGGCGCACTTTATGAACGATCTACTACCCGGACGAGTCGGACTCAAGTGGCCCAACGATATCTTGCTGGGCGAAAAAAAATGCGGTGGGATTCTCTGCGAGTCGGTTTTGTCTCAGGATCGGCACACGGGGGGATATGCCATTGTCGGCATCGGGCTGAATCTTTTGCTGGAGCGAAACGAATTACCGGAAGAGTTGCGTGACCGTGCGACCTCCCTGCTGATCGAAGGCGGTCCGCGACTCATGCCCCTGGACGCCTTTAATGTGTTACGCCGCCACCTGCTCGCGTGTATTGATGACTGGCAAAAAATCGGCTTTCAATGGATCCTTGAACGCTGGAGCTCGTTCGATATCATGGTGGGCCGGCAGGCGACGTGGGTGACCCAGAAAAGAGAAGTCGTTACCGGTGTCAGTCTCGGACCTGACTCAAGTGGGCAATTATGTATTGAAGATGCTCAGGGAACTCGTCACCTGGTCGTGTCAGGTGATGTCACACTGGCAAGGGAACTTTGA
- the ahcY gene encoding adenosylhomocysteinase: MSATEQDFKVADLTLAEWGRKEIAIAETEMPGLMSIREEYRSSQPLKGARIAGCLHMTIQTAVLMETLIDLGAEIRWSSCNIFSTQDHAAAAMAAAGIPVFAWKGETEEEFWWCIDRTIFGPDNWRPNMILDDGGDLTLVMHRTYPEELKQIRGITEETTTGVHRLNEMAKAGTLGAPAINVNDSVTKSKFDNLYGCRESLIDGIKRGTDVMIAGKIAVVAGYGDVGKGCAQALAGMGATVLVTEIDPICALQAAMEGYRVVTMDEAAPLGNIFVTCTGNVSVITRAHMERMPDQAIVCNIGHFDSEIDIASIRSLPWQNIKPQVDHVIFPDGKKIIVLAEGRLVNLGCATGHPSFVMSNSFTNQVLAQIELWNHPDNYEKKVYFLPKHLDEKVARLHLQKIGARLTTLTEDQARYIGVAIDGPFKPEYYRY; encoded by the coding sequence ATGTCTGCAACTGAACAAGATTTTAAAGTAGCCGATCTTACCCTTGCCGAATGGGGCAGAAAAGAGATCGCCATTGCCGAAACCGAGATGCCCGGTTTAATGAGCATTCGCGAGGAATACCGGAGCTCCCAACCACTCAAAGGGGCACGCATCGCCGGCTGCCTGCACATGACCATTCAAACTGCCGTCTTGATGGAGACGCTGATCGACCTGGGAGCCGAGATCCGCTGGTCGTCGTGCAATATCTTTTCCACGCAGGACCATGCGGCGGCTGCCATGGCTGCGGCCGGCATTCCCGTATTCGCCTGGAAAGGCGAGACCGAAGAAGAGTTCTGGTGGTGCATTGATCGTACCATTTTCGGCCCCGATAACTGGCGGCCCAACATGATCCTCGATGATGGCGGTGACCTGACCCTGGTCATGCATCGCACCTATCCCGAGGAATTAAAACAGATCCGTGGTATCACCGAGGAAACCACCACCGGCGTACACCGGCTCAACGAAATGGCCAAAGCCGGTACCCTTGGCGCGCCGGCAATCAACGTCAACGATTCGGTGACCAAGTCGAAATTCGACAACCTATACGGGTGCCGGGAATCCCTGATAGATGGGATAAAACGCGGTACAGACGTGATGATCGCCGGCAAGATCGCCGTTGTGGCCGGGTATGGTGACGTCGGCAAGGGCTGTGCTCAGGCGCTTGCCGGTATGGGGGCAACGGTACTGGTCACGGAAATCGATCCGATCTGCGCACTACAGGCAGCCATGGAGGGGTACCGTGTCGTAACCATGGATGAGGCAGCCCCGCTGGGCAACATTTTCGTTACCTGCACCGGTAATGTCAGTGTCATTACCAGGGCCCACATGGAACGCATGCCGGACCAGGCTATCGTTTGCAATATCGGGCACTTCGACTCGGAAATCGATATCGCATCGATCCGAAGCCTACCGTGGCAGAATATCAAGCCGCAGGTGGATCATGTCATCTTTCCAGACGGGAAGAAGATCATCGTGCTTGCCGAAGGCAGATTGGTCAATCTCGGTTGCGCCACCGGCCACCCCAGTTTTGTCATGAGTAATTCTTTCACCAACCAGGTTCTGGCGCAGATCGAATTGTGGAACCATCCGGACAACTATGAGAAAAAGGTTTACTTCCTGCCCAAACATCTGGATGAGAAAGTTGCCCGTCTGCATCTGCAGAAAATCGGTGCTCGCTTGACCACCTTGACCGAAGATCAAGCCCGTTATATCGGCGTCGCCATAGACGGTCCGTTTAAACCTGAGTACTATCGGTATTAA
- the metK gene encoding methionine adenosyltransferase, whose amino-acid sequence MSSYLFTSESVSEGHPDKIADQISDAILDAIIAKDTAARVACETMVTTGMILVAGEITTATWVDMPDVARQTVREIGYNSSEMGFDWQSCAVLTSIDKQSPDIAQGVNEGSGLDLDQGAGDQGLMFGYACNDTEVFMPMPIHFAHRLTRRQAEVRKSGLLPWLRPDAKSQVTIEYVDKVPKRIDAVVLSTQHAPTISYEDLKEGVMEEIIKPVLPTEMLDKKTKFFINPTGRFVIGGPVGDCGVTGRKIIVDTYGGKGSHGGGAFSGKDPSKVDRSSSYMGRYIAKNLVAAGIADELEVQVAYAIGISQPVSVNINSFGTGKISDERIRELVLDHFDLRPKAIIQQLDLLRPIYKATAAYGHFGRKRDDFTWERTDKAEALRHDAGL is encoded by the coding sequence ATGTCCAGTTATCTCTTCACATCCGAATCTGTGTCCGAAGGCCACCCCGATAAAATCGCCGACCAGATTTCCGACGCCATCCTCGACGCCATTATCGCCAAAGATACCGCCGCTCGTGTTGCCTGCGAGACGATGGTCACCACCGGCATGATTCTCGTGGCTGGTGAAATCACCACCGCCACCTGGGTGGACATGCCTGACGTGGCCCGGCAGACCGTGCGGGAAATCGGCTACAATTCCTCGGAAATGGGTTTTGATTGGCAGTCCTGCGCCGTCCTGACCTCCATAGACAAACAATCTCCTGATATCGCTCAGGGAGTAAACGAAGGCAGTGGGCTGGATCTCGATCAGGGCGCCGGTGATCAGGGGTTGATGTTTGGTTATGCCTGCAACGATACCGAGGTCTTTATGCCAATGCCCATCCACTTCGCCCACCGGTTGACTCGTCGCCAGGCCGAAGTCAGAAAATCAGGTCTTCTTCCCTGGCTGCGCCCAGACGCCAAGAGCCAGGTGACCATCGAATATGTGGATAAGGTACCCAAACGGATTGATGCGGTGGTGCTCTCGACCCAACATGCGCCCACCATTTCGTATGAAGACCTGAAAGAAGGCGTGATGGAGGAGATTATCAAACCGGTACTCCCGACCGAGATGCTCGACAAAAAAACCAAATTCTTCATCAACCCCACCGGCCGATTCGTTATCGGCGGTCCCGTCGGGGATTGCGGGGTTACCGGGCGAAAAATTATCGTTGATACCTATGGTGGCAAAGGCTCCCATGGCGGCGGCGCCTTTTCCGGAAAAGACCCGTCCAAAGTGGATCGTTCCTCCTCCTACATGGGGAGGTATATCGCCAAGAATCTGGTCGCCGCAGGAATCGCCGACGAGTTGGAGGTGCAGGTTGCCTACGCCATCGGCATTTCCCAACCGGTGTCGGTGAACATCAACAGTTTCGGCACCGGTAAGATCAGTGATGAGCGGATCAGAGAGCTGGTCCTGGATCATTTCGATCTTCGTCCCAAAGCCATCATCCAACAGCTCGACCTGCTTCGGCCAATCTACAAAGCCACCGCTGCTTACGGTCATTTCGGCAGGAAACGTGACGACTTCACCTGGGAAAGGACCGACAAGGCTGAAGCGCTGCGCCATGATGCCGGATTGTGA
- a CDS encoding KpsF/GutQ family sugar-phosphate isomerase — protein MSLEEAREVLAIEEQGLAAVRQRLGTEFIKAVELILACPSRLIVTGIGKSGIIGQKITATMNSTGTPAFFLHPVEAMHGDLGMVQVTDVVLAISYSGETAELNILLSSLKRRCSAIIAMTGGTHSTLALGADVVLDISVPREACLLGLAPTASTTATLALGDALAVVLMKRNNFQAADFRKNHPAGSLGERLKVKVSEVMLTGSAVPSVRNGGSISIAVDELNRKNLGAVVVIDENGRVDGILTDGDVRRLVAARIDFQATPVRDVMTCDPVTIASDIQAVDALSIMQRHEITILPVTDADGAMQGILHLHDLLGKGEFRFLL, from the coding sequence ATGTCATTGGAAGAAGCTCGAGAGGTATTGGCGATAGAAGAACAGGGGCTGGCGGCAGTAAGACAGCGCCTGGGGACTGAGTTCATCAAAGCGGTGGAGTTGATTCTTGCCTGCCCAAGTCGACTGATCGTCACAGGTATTGGCAAGTCCGGAATAATCGGGCAAAAGATTACCGCCACCATGAACAGTACCGGCACTCCGGCATTTTTCCTCCATCCCGTTGAGGCGATGCATGGGGATCTTGGGATGGTGCAGGTAACCGATGTGGTGCTGGCCATCTCCTACTCCGGAGAAACCGCGGAGTTGAACATTTTGCTGAGCAGCTTGAAGCGCCGTTGTTCCGCCATTATTGCCATGACCGGCGGCACGCATTCCACGTTGGCCCTGGGAGCCGACGTGGTGCTGGACATTTCTGTTCCTCGGGAAGCGTGTCTGCTGGGGCTGGCCCCGACCGCTAGCACCACGGCCACCCTGGCGCTTGGTGATGCGCTGGCTGTGGTATTGATGAAGCGCAATAATTTCCAGGCCGCTGATTTCCGTAAAAATCATCCGGCCGGCAGCCTCGGGGAACGGCTCAAGGTGAAGGTCTCCGAGGTCATGCTAACCGGATCAGCCGTACCGTCGGTGCGTAACGGCGGCTCCATCAGCATTGCCGTCGACGAGTTGAACCGGAAAAACCTTGGCGCTGTAGTGGTTATCGATGAGAATGGGCGGGTCGACGGTATCCTGACCGATGGCGATGTCCGTAGACTGGTGGCGGCCCGGATTGATTTCCAGGCCACGCCGGTTCGTGACGTCATGACCTGCGACCCGGTGACCATCGCCAGCGACATTCAGGCTGTCGATGCGTTGAGCATCATGCAGCGCCATGAGATCACCATACTACCGGTTACCGATGCGGACGGTGCGATGCAGGGGATCCTTCACCTCCACGACCTGCTGGGCAAAGGCGAGTTCCGGTTCCTGCTTTAG
- a CDS encoding DUF4388 domain-containing protein: protein MKPFIAHFEVVEDNNCPLYRVGDCFRLTQRSVSPPENKEVCLILVREMTELLFVLLGEPADQSPDQERRFSCSGCTGLIKFRLLPAETDGCSESGAEVILNVEQQALLGQIVECPLFRTVPPRHLRDMMEYFREERCRQGKILIRKGEPNLDLFVILSGRLSVDDGPVHITTLGPGEICGEMSYLVGNVAGATVSALEETVLVAIGGEYFNKIIEQSPSVQLFMAQLLAERLARANSARAHSFESCMQGRLKEMAPAELFQILHMHQKTGVLTLHFSGREAEVAFREGCIINARYGDLENQQAIYAMLAEREGVYIFRTGLAPHQMKAAEIGDFMALLMEGVKRVDESRELQ from the coding sequence ATGAAACCGTTTATCGCTCATTTTGAGGTCGTCGAGGACAACAATTGTCCCCTCTATCGAGTGGGAGACTGTTTTCGGTTGACGCAACGGTCGGTTTCTCCCCCGGAGAACAAGGAAGTCTGCCTTATTCTGGTGCGGGAGATGACCGAACTGCTTTTTGTCCTCCTCGGCGAACCGGCAGACCAATCGCCAGACCAGGAAAGACGGTTCAGTTGCAGTGGTTGCACCGGTTTGATCAAATTCCGTCTGCTGCCGGCCGAGACTGATGGCTGTTCCGAGTCCGGAGCCGAGGTCATCCTCAATGTTGAGCAGCAAGCCTTGCTGGGCCAGATTGTTGAATGCCCCCTTTTTCGTACCGTCCCTCCGCGCCACCTTCGCGACATGATGGAATACTTTCGAGAGGAGCGGTGTCGGCAGGGTAAGATCCTGATCAGAAAGGGTGAGCCGAATCTCGATCTCTTTGTCATTCTTTCCGGACGGCTCAGTGTCGATGATGGGCCGGTGCATATCACGACGCTGGGGCCGGGCGAAATTTGCGGAGAAATGAGCTACCTGGTCGGTAATGTGGCGGGGGCCACAGTATCGGCCTTGGAGGAAACGGTGCTGGTGGCTATCGGTGGGGAGTATTTCAATAAAATTATCGAGCAATCCCCATCGGTTCAACTGTTCATGGCGCAACTCCTGGCCGAGCGACTCGCTCGTGCCAACAGCGCCCGAGCCCATTCCTTTGAATCATGTATGCAGGGAAGGCTCAAAGAGATGGCGCCCGCCGAACTCTTCCAGATACTGCACATGCACCAGAAGACCGGGGTGCTCACCCTCCATTTCTCCGGTCGGGAGGCAGAGGTCGCGTTTCGTGAGGGGTGCATCATCAATGCCCGTTACGGGGACCTGGAAAACCAACAGGCGATCTACGCCATGCTGGCGGAACGGGAGGGCGTTTATATCTTCCGCACCGGCCTTGCTCCCCATCAGATGAAGGCAGCGGAGATAGGCGATTTTATGGCTCTGTTGATGGAAGGAGTGAAACGGGTTGATGAAAGCCGGGAGCTTCAGTGA
- a CDS encoding HAD family hydrolase, with the protein MLKTVIFDCDGVMFDSRETNRRYYNDLLTAFGYPKMSEEEVDYVHMHNVTDSVNRIFKHHPPHRMDEVHRYRLNLDYTPYLSYMVMEPDLIDFLEFARSRYRLAISTNRTTTMQPLLHTFNLAHYFERVVTALDVPRPKPAPDALFDILAYFGCDAEEAIYIGDSIIDRQHSEAAGVSLIAFRSPDLPAEYHVDSFTQIRQLDPFAG; encoded by the coding sequence ATGCTCAAAACCGTCATCTTCGATTGCGACGGAGTCATGTTCGACTCGAGAGAAACCAACCGTCGCTACTATAACGACCTGCTCACCGCCTTCGGCTATCCGAAGATGAGTGAAGAAGAGGTGGACTATGTCCACATGCATAACGTGACCGACTCGGTAAACCGCATCTTTAAACACCACCCCCCGCACCGCATGGATGAGGTGCACCGATACCGGCTCAATCTGGACTATACCCCCTATTTGTCTTACATGGTCATGGAGCCGGATCTCATTGACTTCCTGGAGTTTGCCAGATCCCGGTACCGCCTGGCAATTTCAACAAACCGCACCACCACCATGCAACCGCTGTTGCACACGTTCAATCTGGCCCATTACTTCGAACGGGTGGTGACCGCTCTCGATGTGCCCCGTCCCAAACCCGCGCCCGACGCCTTGTTCGATATTCTCGCATATTTTGGCTGCGACGCCGAAGAAGCGATCTATATCGGCGACTCGATAATCGACCGGCAGCACTCCGAAGCGGCAGGAGTTTCGTTGATCGCTTTTCGCAGCCCCGATCTACCGGCCGAATATCACGTGGACAGTTTCACCCAGATCCGCCAATTGGATCCATTTGCGGGATAG
- a CDS encoding YkgJ family cysteine cluster protein, with product MNHAAVPCGAVRRIDANEPFAFHCHRGVPCFTRCCHDLELGLTPYDVLRLRKATGLSSTEVLERFVIIEQDDDEPFPRLYLTMVDDGKASCVFLGPEGCSIYPDRPSSCRTYPLGRAVARSGDRCEEHFVLLQETHCQGFLEPLLNTPKGFLHAQDLAVYHTFNDLVAGITQHDHIRQGMNLTVRQQRAYLLALYDLDTFREKLSEGFIDFHSTPDAAVFDDDEALLSYALVWLDHELFACGSESRG from the coding sequence ATGAACCACGCTGCCGTGCCTTGCGGGGCCGTAAGACGCATCGACGCCAACGAGCCCTTTGCCTTTCATTGTCACCGAGGTGTTCCCTGCTTCACCAGGTGTTGTCACGACCTGGAGCTCGGGCTCACCCCATACGATGTGTTGCGGCTCAGAAAGGCGACAGGACTTTCTTCCACCGAAGTACTCGAGCGGTTCGTCATCATCGAACAAGACGACGATGAACCGTTTCCTCGACTCTACCTGACCATGGTGGACGACGGGAAAGCCAGTTGTGTCTTCCTTGGGCCCGAGGGTTGCAGCATTTATCCGGATCGCCCAAGTAGTTGCCGGACCTATCCGTTGGGTAGAGCTGTCGCCAGGAGCGGCGACCGCTGCGAAGAACATTTTGTGCTGCTCCAGGAAACCCATTGTCAAGGATTTCTCGAACCGTTGCTGAACACCCCGAAGGGGTTCCTGCATGCGCAGGATCTGGCTGTCTACCACACCTTCAACGACTTGGTGGCAGGCATCACGCAACATGATCACATCAGACAGGGGATGAACTTGACCGTCCGCCAGCAGCGCGCCTATCTTCTCGCCCTTTATGATCTGGACACTTTTCGGGAGAAACTCAGCGAGGGCTTTATAGACTTCCACAGCACGCCGGATGCTGCCGTTTTTGATGACGACGAAGCCTTGCTCAGTTACGCACTGGTGTGGCTCGACCACGAACTCTTCGCTTGCGGCTCCGAGTCACGCGGCTGA